A stretch of Zonotrichia leucophrys gambelii isolate GWCS_2022_RI chromosome 19, RI_Zleu_2.0, whole genome shotgun sequence DNA encodes these proteins:
- the CCDC92B gene encoding coiled-coil domain-containing 92B, protein MTPSGRPVGPRRSPQAWTVNLVAMETVSLEHQIQSVQRHIAFLKKEQMELLHALHLEILRLQKHCSELTHDLEMKELEARQQDVLDRELEEKCRAMEAQLQEKEKDNLELRKELQHKETLVAALRSSLRSKERRFLEELKRRSHRVTILDTELQKQTEAAAYLSLQLHATAQRLPGPRAGGRPPPEQAPAEPRPRRRGHRAPARRPPGDGARPRDPAQEEHDAMPDPALFLYAPRPHGPQRPPPPTEPPASPRNPAGAAAASRGQRPPRQEPAARARSAKGEPSKRQGSGAHGAHGAPRAQE, encoded by the exons atGACGCCCAGCGGGCGCCCCGTggggccccgccgctccccacAG GCCTGGACTGTGAATTTGGTTGCGATGGAGACCGTGTCCCTGGAGCACCAGATCCAGAGCGTGCAGCGGCACATCGCTTTCCTGAAGAAGGAgcagatggagctgctccaCGCCCTGCACCTGGAGATCCTGCGCCTGCAGAAGCACTGCTCAG AGCTCACCCATGACCTGGAAATGAAGGAGCTGGAGGCCCGCCAGCAAG ATGTCCTGGACCGCGAGCTGGAGGAGAAGTGCCGGGCGATGGAGGcgcagctgcaggagaaggagaaggacaacCTGGAGCTGcgcaaggagctgcagcacaaggaGACGCTGGTGGCCGCGCTGCGCTCCAGCCTCCGCAGCAAGGAGCGCCGgttcctggaggagctgaagcGCCGGAGCCACCGCGTCACCATCCTCGACACGGAGCTGCAGAAGCAGACGGAGGCGGCCGCCTACCTCTCGCTGCAGCTGCACGCCACGGCCCAGCGGCTGCCGGGcccccgggcgggcgggcggccgcCCCCCGAGCAGGCCCCGgccgagccccggccccgccgccgcggccACAGAGCGCCCGCCCGGCGCCCGCCCGGGGACGGCGCCCGGCCCCGGGACCCGGCGCAGGAGGAGCACGACGCCATGCCCGACCCGGCGCTGTTCCTGTACGCGCCGCGGCCGCACGGCCCgcagcgcccgccgccgccaACGGAGCCCCCGGCCTCGCCCCGCAACCCGGCCGGCGCCGCCGCGGCCTCCCGGGGCCAGCGGCCTCCCCGGCAGGAGCCGGCGGCTAGGGCCAGGTCGGCCAAGGGCgagcccagcaagaggcagggCTCTGGTGCCCACGGTGCCCACGGCGCTCCCCGGGCCCAGGAGTAG